Proteins from one Astatotilapia calliptera chromosome 8, fAstCal1.2, whole genome shotgun sequence genomic window:
- the LOC113028109 gene encoding uncharacterized protein LOC113028109 has translation MKSTDYKKLLSTGSMLLKAKLGGVQKFVRVSEPSLKEFLIAAFAKFGAPAVTEGVKVFDSSGTELDEDVFEDIVTDPSTGVLTIKYETGLETSVAEVSPEQFQLSSPHSSDSQDTVILSDSPLRKRQKLDAEAKQLVESILTSKPGGERIINEYNWTKSLVDETRRKMVNILVADMTEKNGTSPPRQVKEMYARGIVTFFPYLSDPYSKNGYEHYYDGESGTGYLAWRIKTIQRCTAKERRLTSGAPGDGSSGEDQCGGPTVRRELQFVTENVLSEDECKEAISLMKHSADEDTVKKKMKLTFVYRHNMVLDPLLSSNILSVFPRFKDIKGLIEQDFVLMFGEDVSGRLLERWPTTFKRKIIQQGRKLPSTSDLEELLLAADSPEDATEVNADIGWDSDLSAILLLLHLIPPSGQGRKRPGKVSASQAERHLVVFKKTGTNIQEHLDAITTSTQPYLLAVGVKKHDIHQFFIILDKNAIPCKSTSSLGAFDELFKAHFVFGTSYNTMLHNMYTFIQTTVYNIDVGKIKESPRVAEIRTRLLR, from the exons ATGAAGAGCACTGACTATAAGAAATTACTGTCTACAGGAAGCATGCTGCTTAAAGCAAAACTTGGAGGTGTGCAGAAATTTGTTAGAGTATCTGAGCCAAGCCTTAAGGAGTTTTTGATTGCCG CATTTGCAAAGTTTGGTGCGCCAGCCGTAACAGAAGGAGTGAAAGTTTTTGATAGTTCAGGGACTGAGTTGGATGAGGATGTTTTTGAGGATATAGTAACAGATCCCTCAACCGGGGTACTAACCATCAAATATGAAACAG GTCTGGAAACATCTGTTGCAGAAGTGTCTCCTGAGCAGTTCCAGTTATCATCGCCACATTCATCAGATTCACAGGATACGGTCATCCTTTCAGACAGCCCTTTGAGGAAACGTCAGAAGCTGGATGCAGAAGCTAAGCAA TTGGTGGAATCCATTCTCACAAGCAAACCTGGTGGAGAACGTATAATAAATGAGTACAATTGGACCAAGTCCCTGGTGGATGAAACCAGAAGAAAAATGGTCAACATACTGGTAGCtgacatgacagaaaaaaatgg TACATCACCACCACGGCAGGTAAAAGAAATGTATGCCAGAGGAATTGTAACCTTTTTCCCTTACCTCAGTGACCCGTACTCAAAAAATGGCTAT GAACATTATTATGATGGCGAGAGTGGCACTGGGTACTTGGCCTGGAGGATTAAAACCATACAGAGATGCACTGCTAAAGAGAGGCGATTAACATCTGGAG CACCAGGAGATGGATCATCGGGTGAAGACCAGTGTGGTGGACCAACTGTCAGACGAGAGTTGCAGTTTGTTACAGAGAACGTGCTGAGTGAGGATGAGTGCAAGGAAGCAATCTCTCTGATGAAACATTCAGCTGATGAAGACACAgtcaagaagaagatgaagttgACATTTGTTTATCGACACAACATGGTCCTTGACCCCCTGCTGTCAAGCAACATACTGTCTGTGTTTCCACGTTTCAAAGATATCAAAGGCTTG ATTGAACAGGATTTTGTACTGATGTTTGGTGAGGATGTATCAGGCAGGTTGCTGGAGAGGTGGCCAACAACATTCAAAAGAAAGATTATCCAACAAGGCAGAAAGCTTCCTTCTACCAGTGACCTGGAAGAACTCTTGCTGGCAGCTGACTCTCCTGAGGATGCCACTGAAGTTAATGCTGACATTG gctggGACAGTGACCTCTCAGCGATTCTATTGCTATTACATTTGATTCCACCATCTGGTCAGGGTCGGAAGAGACCAGGAAAGGTGTCAGCTTCTCAAGCAGAAAGGCATCTTGTGGTCTTCAAGaag ACTGGAACAAATATCCAAGAGCACCTTGATGCCATCACTACCAGCACTCAACCCTACCTCCTGGCTGTTGGGGTGAAAAAGCATGACATCCACCAGTTCTTCATTATTCTTGACAAGAATGCCATACCATGCAAGTCTACCTCTTCACTTGGTGCTTTTGATGAACTGtttaaagcacattttgtgTTTGGCACATCTTACAACACCATGCTTCACAACATGTACACATTCATCCAAACCACTGTGTACAATATAGATGTTGGCAAAATCAAAGAAAGTCCCAGAGTTGCTGAAATAAGGACAAGGTTGCTTCGTTAG
- the arl4d gene encoding ADP-ribosylation factor-like protein 4D, whose translation MGNQLTDIAPSTPFLPSFQCLHVVVIGLDSAGKTSLLYRLKLKEFVKTIPTKGFNTEKIKVAVGASRGINFQIWDVGGQDKLRPLWKSYTRRTDGMVFVVDSTEVERMEEAKVELHKITRTSENQGVPVLILANKQDLDSALSVSEVEKLLSVHELSMYTLYHVQSCSAVDGQGLQLGLEKLYEMILKRKKMVKHNRNRKR comes from the coding sequence ATGGGGAACCAGCTGACTGATATCGCTCCCAGCACGCCGTTCCTGCCAAGCTTCCAGTGCCTACACGTGGTCGTCATTGGCCTCGATTCGGCCGGAAAAACCTCTCTGCTCTACAGGCTCAAACTCAAGGAGTTTGTCAAAACAATCCCAACCAAGGGCTTCAACACAGAGAAGATCAAAGTGGCAGTTGGGGCATCTCGTGGAATAAACTTCCAGATTTGGGATGTGGGTGGGCAGGACAAGCTGCGTCCGCTCTGGAAGTCCTACACTCGCAGGACAGACGGGATGGTGTTTGTGGTGGACTCCACCGAGGTGGAGCGAATGGAGGAGGCCAAAGTGGAGCTCCATAAGATCACCCGCACGTCAGAGAATCAGGGAGTCCCGGTGCTAATTCTCGCCAACAAACAGGACCTGGACTCGGCCTTGTCTGTGAGCGAGGTGGAGAAGCTGCTCTCTGTTCATGAACTGAGCATGTACACGCTGTATCACGTGCAGAGCTGCAGCGCTGTGGACGGTCAGGGGCTCCAGCTGGGCTTGGAGAAACTCTATGAGATGAtcctgaagaggaagaagatggtGAAGcacaacaggaacaggaagagaTGA
- the tmem106a gene encoding transmembrane protein 106A: MVAQQQNKGDPDVTKKMEKVKGMKHFPPYGSMDENTTGDNCPTCRGTGRIPRGQEDQLVAVIPCNDVRLKPRRTKLHVCISMGLCLLICCLILFFLFPRSVTLTPVSVQSVTVYFIPDEVKMDVTNLINITNTNYYSVQIVDFSIQAVVGQTVMGKNKITNMTAIEPRSLKSNVISVGLDIKDEGIASYCKSSSIKIHTLFLELQMTMNISYLSHTEQLSVETFEYIDCGTNSTIPHPVRI; encoded by the exons ATGGTGGCACAGCAGCAAAATAAAGGAGATCCTGATGTAACAAAAAAGATGGAGAAGGTGAAAGGAATGAAGCACTTTCCTCCATATGGTAGCATGGATGAAAACACAACAGGGGACAACTGCCCCACATGCCGTGGCACTGGCCGAATCCCCAGAG GACAAGAAGACCAGCTCGTTGCCGTCATACCGTGTAATGATGTAAGGCTGAAACCCAGACGCAC gaagctgCATGTCTGCATCTCCATGGGCCTGTGTCTCCTTATTTGCTGTCTGatcctctttttcctcttcccaCGGAGTGTCACCCTCACCCCAGTGTCTGTACAATCAGTCACAGTATACTTCATCCCAGATGAAGTTAAAATGGACGTCACA aATCTCATCAACATCACCAACACTAACTACTATTCAGTTCAGATTGTCGACTTCAGCATTCAGGCTGTGGTTGGTCAAACAGTCATGGGAAAGAACAAGATCACTAATATGACCGCAATCGAGCCCAGATCACTGAAATCT AATGTAATTTCAGTTGGCCTGGATATTAAAGATGAAGGCATAGC CTCTTACTGCAAGTCAAGCAGCATCAAGATTCACACCTTATTTCTGGAGCTTCA aatgACAATGAATATTTCGTATCTCTCGCACACGGAGCAGCTGTCCGTGGAGACCTTTGAGTATATTGACTGTGGCACCAATTCAACAATTCCACATCCTGTGAGAATATGA